CATGAGGCAAAGGACAGTTGATTGCTGAAAGAGGACAAAGGATGGATTTGGGAAATAAACATATTATAGAGAATTACAGATTAGTACCTCTTTCACAATCACAGGATCTGGATCCTTCTTTTTCACTTTCACTTTATTCCTCTTCACAATAATCTCATTTCCTTGCCATATAATTTCAGGAGGCCCGTCTTCTACATATTCCCACTCATCATCTCCATCTTTCTCATTCTCAAGAGCAACCTGCTCAGATGCATGTATATAaagaatatcatttttttttttttttgataaagtcATTTACTATATGAAGTATATCAATGGACCGTGAAAATCATAGCACTTAAAAGAAGTAAGACAGACACAGCAGGTCTACTAGGGAAAGGAGAGAGAGGGGGAGACAGAGAACGAGTCACGGACATTTGCATATGCTGCTAAATTATTCAAAAGTTTTAAGAAACAATGGAAGATTTGATGTTTTTGTAGAGAACCGTGTCTTTTTGTAGGTCTCTAATTATTGGTATACCTCTTGTATATGAGATTTTTCCCATTTTTAATGAAACTAttccttacttgattaaaaaGAAGAATGATTGCAATTAAACATGGTAACATAGATTATTTGGATCAAAGGACCCATACCTGAATCTCTATGCATGTCAAACAAAAGAAATTCATGCACACATATTTTACTAACACTTGCTATACTAGATGTGGCAATAGAACTAACTTTGCACACAATAGTAAGCTGTTCGCTGAGGTCAATAATCTTGAAAACACAAACTAATTTATGCAGTGAAAGAAGCACATGATATGCTATATTTTCCACTTGGTTTATGTAAACGTATTTGAATTTTGACACTAAATTAAAATAGTTTGTGTTTACAATTTCTCTCCAATGACCAACCCCTATGTGCATTCTCTCTGCATCGCACTCATTGTTAAACCACAACATACTTTTGCATCTCTAGAAAGCATCCACCAAAATGTAACCTACTACTACAAAGTTCAACCGAGTCCCGAAAATGCAAAATTCTCTATGCTTGCTTAGAACTGACGGTGGTACAAGGATTGGGAAAGTTAGTCACTTCATATTTCCTCTTATAACCAAAAAATGCTGGCAAACTTCTGATTACTTTCATTACTTCCTCAATTTTGTTTCTCGTCACAAAAGTCCATTTAACAAACATCCAATAACCTTAGTTCCCAATATTAACAACAGCATACCCTAGTCCCAtgagtggggtctggggaggatagagtgtacgcagaccttactcctacctagGAGGTAGAAaagctgtttccgatagaccctcggctcgagGAAAAACAATTCAATGCAATTTGGCAAAGGAAGTAGCGGAAATGAAGAAGTCATGGCAAAATACTAAGAAAAGCATGACATAACATTTTGAACAGTAACTACTACAAAATAATAAACTAATCAAAGTGCAAGAAGAGCATATAGTAACAGAAATCGAAGGGCAACAACCTGTAGGCAGGAGCGGAGCCAAGTAGGGCTTAGCGGTTCATCCAAACCCCCGTCAGcggaaaattacactgtttatacatgattaaaattattttttatgcataTTTTTTACTCTTCTTATTTTGAACCCCTTTAGTGAAAATCACGGCTCCTACTACAAGTAGTAAGGAATTGTTTGGCACTTTCGCCTAATTTAATCTAACCACGTTGATAAACAGCCATACACAATCTACATAACTCAAAGTTGACAGCTAAAAAGACCTGTTCGATTGCATCTGCATATATTAAAGATAATGTGAAACTTTGTTTGGCGTGAAGTGTGTATACCTGACTTTGTTTCGCTTTTTCTTCCTCAGATTCCACTCTCCttcgttcttcttcttcttcttctttgtttcgAGCAAGTGCTTCGAGAAAGAGCCTTTCTCTCTCCTCAAATTctctcctttctctctctaatcTCTCCTTCTCTCTCTCCTCTTCAAGCTGTATCCGTCGAAGCTCATCGGGATCATTTAGCTTAGCCTCTTCTTCCTCACGCGCCTTCTCAGCGAGTTCCTTACGCTTCTGCTTCCTCTTCTCCTTCTTCGTTAACTTCCTTTTCTCCTTACGATTGTTGCATATCTGATAAATTGTTTGAAGTTCCGGTGCTTCCTTGTCGTCTTCTTCCACTGATATCGGTTCCGTCATCGTCGATGTCTAGGGTTTCAATAGAGGCCGTGTTAGTATGCTGGTTTCTATCAAAAATGAAATCGGACTTTTGATCATGATACGGGAGGATGGCTCAGTGTTTAACCGCCCGCGCGACCGGTACATTCTGGGTTCGAATCACACTGGAGCGAAGTATGAAAGTGtgaaaacactataaatcctcctaaaataggaagaaaaaaaaaacttttaatttttaattattttatgcaTTTTTGTGCTTTATTGTTAAAagagtgttaaaaaaaaagtattcCCTCCGTATTTAACAAAAACTTATTTTAGAGGAAATCTGCTTTTTCAGTTTTCACAAAAGttgaaaatttatttttgttattatttaAAATTACTTATTCTTTTCACTAAAAGCTAGGCCAAATATTTTTCATCTCTAGACTCTCAAGCAACAACCACGTTTCCATACCACCTGAAGTGTTCCAAAATGCATATTACCACTAAGTATTATTTAGTTGGGATTTGCAAATGACTTATTGCTTTCCCGCAGAAGAAATGTTATATATGTGCTATTGTTGTTAACATAGAGAAGAACTCTATTTGTATTGGTCTTCAGATACAGCGTGAAATCATTCTGAGCTAAGGTAAGACTATAACAATTAAACTAATAAACGTATTTTGTCACATGTAAGGAAAACATGATTGTAAAGAATCTTGAGGAGCTGCATTTCTATCCATAACACAACTGTAGTTGATGAACTAGATACAGTAGCTTTAGTGGAGTTTTaaggaggaaaacattttctaatTATTTCATGTTTGATTGATCAAATATCTCTATGGAAGAAAAATCTCTATGAGTTAATTAAAAATAAGGAAAACGACTTCATTAATTAGAAAAACAAGTTACACATTGATTGTGTTCTTTTATTCTCGAGcacacctcatcttcaccccGTTAGCTCCGGTCTCCACCACCCACTCCCCTACCTCTACTTTCACATGTCATAGTATTtatctagattatatacaaatacttttaAGATAACTGCATATGAAAGGAAGACAACAAAATAAACCAGACATAAgcttattttcctaaaaaatatttttctgaaaaatattttcctttcaATAGCAAACACGCCTTAGTGGTGAAGTAGGATCAGATTTGGGGTCTTATTTCCAGACGTTAGCGTGTTTTTTTTCTGCTTTGTAAATACGAAATGTGTTAATAATAAAATTCACTTACCAATAAAATTAATATATTTTTCATTCTCTAAATAAGTGTacctttttaaataaatattttttgacaAAAAATTGACGAAACAAGCTAGGAataaagtactttttttttttttgaaaaaagagtAAAGTAGCAATTCAGCTGTGTGGAAAAAGAAAACTGCTCACTTTGATcttagctcagttggttggcgaATGCACCGCTGTAAACCCCAATGTAATTAGAAAAAGctttttttattttgtatttttaaaataCTGCTCAGAATATGAAGCCGGGGAAATGAAAAGAACCGTATTTCTTCTGCTTTATTTTTTGTTAAGACATGACAGAGAAAAggataaaaatggtcccttaactatgatagtaggtttaaaatagtcccttaactatgcatttaacggttttagtcctttaagtttgttacaagttaacaaaaacggtcccttaactatgagagtaggttcaaaatagtcccttaactatgcacttaacggttttggtcctttaagtttgccataagttgacagttttagtctcgataaaatattcatcgaactctatttgttagatttgacgagaactatgaaaaaaagagaaaaattagtgagaactctagatcggtcaaataactcgggacaaaaccgacggacgttagtcggttataggaaaaaactgaggaaaaacctacagacttgataatgtcaaaaAATAGCGTCTCGGAgcacaaagaccgacggattcTGTCGATTAAAATCGAGGGAGTCCAttcgctaagtaaaatacactagattCGTTTTTACTGAAAACTAAATACTTCCAGTATAgtggttctttttttttaaaatagtttccgcgcatttttcctcaaaaataaccgatggacttccgttggttttcgtaaaaaataataaaaaaaaattaaaaaaaaaatagtgtccctcgattttatccatcggtttccgtccatcgtttttttcgcttgttttttgtagtgacaactttttttgtttctgctatttctaatttatttctaaagtctagtgtattttatttagtcaATGGAGTCCCCcagttttaatcgatagagtccgtcggtctttgtgtttcgagacatcattttctgacattatcaaaccgttaagcatacttaagggactatttttaaccaaccctcatagttaagggaccattttgtcaacttatgacaaacttaaaggaccaaaaccgttaagttcATAGTTAAGGgattattttgaacctactctcatagttaagggaccatttttgttaacttgtaacaaacttaaagactaaaactgttaagtgcatagttaagggactattttgaacgtatggaccatttttgtccttttctcagACATGACACTACCGCCAATGCCAACGATGGCAGGAAACCCCAGTATGCGATTAGCCGGAGGAGGAGCGAAACGGACGGTGTTAATCACCGGCGTGAGCCGAGGGTTAGGCAAAGCCCTAGCCCTAGAATTGGCAAAGAGAGGGCACTTCATCATCGGCTGCGCTCGTTCTCAGGACAAGCTCAATGCCCTTCAACCCGAGCTCACATCCGCCACCGCTCCTCCTTCAGAAAACAAACACCTCCTATTGAATGTCGATGTGGTAATAATCCCTTTCACATTTTTACTTCGCGCCGCCCTTTAGTCTATAAATTCGCCCCTCGTTATGTGTGAACTGTATTTGCATCCGGAATCTTCCATCAGAGTTGCATGTCAAATCTACTCCCTTCGTCCATTTATACTTGTCCACTACACTAAAAATAGATTACTTGTCCAATTAAGAAAACCAAGAGATAATACCATCTTATACCTATTATattatttccatttttttttatgaaactGCTATCTGTAATATATTATTTCCAATTCATTTCCCAACATATAATAATTAGGGGTGATAACTAGgattatcattttatttattgcttcttAAGGGCTATGTCAAGTCAAACATAGACAAGTAATCAGGGGCAGAGGGATTATACcttaaaggtttttttttttttttttttttttgggtttccaGTTTAGTTTACTGAGGAAATTGGTTAAATTATTCAGTTACCGGGATTACTCAAGTTGGTCATTGTCTATGGATTGGCATTTGTTTTTAATGTTGTTGGTTTTGATGACCCAATACATTATGAAGATacggcattttttttttttttaagctacagTCATAGAATTAGGTCAGTTGAGGTAAAGTATACCATGGAAAATATGATTAGAAAAGCTTGTGGTCCAGATGAATTTTGGAAGTGTCTTGGAGAGGTTGACGTAGGATGACTTGTCAAGCTATTCAATGTTGTATTAAGAAGTGGTTGGATGCCTGATGAGTGGAGAAAGAAAAGATACTACTACCAATAGTAAAATCCCTTGTTGGTTAAGGAGAGATGGAGTACATGTTTGAAGTTGAGCAGAGTTTTTTTTGCACCTCCTCAATCAATACTCCTCTTTATATTTCTGAGTACTTGCTCTCCATGTTGCTCTCATCTAAAGCTCAGGTATTTGTCTTAGTTGAATGTTATTGTGGTGAATAAACATATTAGTTGACTGCAATAATGAATCAATGTGTGTGTTCATTTGTATAATTATACAATTTCATTAATTTGTTTGACAAAATAACTTATCATTCTCCATGCATCTATCGACATAGAGCCCGTTTTGATTAGCTGaaaaaaagtggcttttaagcataagtgcttaaagtatttttaagtgctgaaagttattttataaataagcagttacgtgtttggattAAAGTGTttaaagggtttttagaagtaagggtagtattggaattaacagaaaatataagggataaaagggtaaagttttggtcaaaccaaaatggcttttaagccaaaaaaaaataagttggggttgagcaacttcttggttttggcttattttaagcactttttaacttaatttaagctgttttctatttttgccaaacactcaaataagttaaaaatggcttataagctggtttgaccaacttataagccaatccaaacgggctcatagtttGTGTTTTTTTCTTGGCATTTCAGAGTCTAAATAGCAGCGTTGAAGAGTTTGCACGTGCTGTTATGGAGAAAAAGGGCGTTCCTGATATCATTGGTACTTGATTTACAACCTTGCTGTTGCAGTacagttattttattttataaaggacatagtGATCTTAACATATTTGCTCCCATTACAAATATTAAAGTGCAATCCTATTCCTTCCACTCTATCAACAGCATTGAATTGATCTTTTTACGATTTGATACTTCAGACGagttttttctgaaattttgagtCTTTTAATTTAAAAGAAGAATATATTGTACGTGAATGCACTGTGCGATGGACCGACTAAAAATTGGAGAAAGTTGATCCTATTTAAGGATGTTATTTCTCAGTTTCCTGTCAGTTCTTCACAGTGATAGATGAATCTAATTTAACCCTTAAATGATTATGTCACTTACCCAACCGGAATGAAGTTTGCTGAATTGGCAGGTTACACTTTTTATGGCTTTAAATTGGCACTCTACAGGTTGTACTGGTCTCTTTTTTTAATCTCACATTCAGACAAATTAACCTAAAATATGAACCTCGTCCAGTGAACAGTGCGGGAACTATTAATAGGAACAACAAGCTTTGGGAAGTGCCAGCTGAAGAGTTTGATTCTGTCATTGATACTAATCTAAAAGGAACTGCAAATGTTCTGCGTCACTTTATTCCCCTAATGCTGGAGAAGAAGCAAGGAGTGATTATAAATATGTCTTCTGGATGGGGAAGATCTGGCGCGGCACAGGTAAAACTCAGTTTCTACTGAAATCACCTGAACTTTATCCGTAAGGTTCCCATAGTTCTACTCTAGTCTGTTAATCAGATTGCTGATGATTTGCAAAAATGATGTTCTTGTATGCTAGATGTTCATTGGATCTCATATTTTATGTCGCTAGAAAGTTCCACATCATAAATATCTTGGATCTTTTCCTCATAACTGAGGGAAACATTAAAGGGTTGATTAACTTAATTTTGCTAGGTTAATCTGGGTGACATTTGAGTACATTTGCACTAGATGACTTGTAATGACCATGGAACTCAAAATGATCCTTTAAGCATTTAAGAACCTAAGTTGCATTCATTTTTAGGTCTCAAATGTGAACTTTTAAACTGGCACTTCAAAATTTGGAAGTTAACGAGGAAGAAAATGTATGTGAAGCATTACCAGAATAATATTGCAAATGGATGATGAAAAAGCCtatttaattttatttccatTACTAGCTTATATCACTTCCAGGGGTTCCGAGTCTGACTAAAATTGTTGAGACGTGATTAAATCTTCACAGGTGGCACCTTATTGTGCTTCAAAATGGGCAATAGAGGGTTTGACAGGGTCAGTTGCGAAGGAGTTGCCCCCTGGAATGGCAGCTGTTGCACTTAATCCTGGTGTCATCTACACGGACATGCTTCAGTCGTGCTTTGGCAATTCAGCATCCCTCTACCAGACACCTGAGTCATGGTACTTAATACCTTCCACTTTCACCTTCCTCTCCTCAAACTCGTGAAGAACTAAGAATTACTCATATATGATTGCTTTGGCTGTTTAAAGgcaagtttgacagctttatccAATTGGTACATGGGGCTTGTCTTGGAATACTGCAATTTGGCTTTTAAGTTTGAAGTTATTGCATTTGCTTCAAGATGAGTTTCATACTCCTCTACAAGTTTGCTAATTTTCAGAATCCTTCTACCTTGGCAGGGCTCCCAAGGCAGCTAATATGATACTAAATCTGACCATGGCCGATAACGGCGCGTCTCTTTCTGTGTAAGTTTATGCAGTTGAGTGACATACTAGCTTTAGTAGGTAGCAGAGTGATGGAAACCACCAGCATTTGACTCCATCGAGTATGATATCATTATTCCCCCAGAGTTGTCTTATGTTTTTGTGAGTTTAGGAGATTTGAAAGATTTGTAATGTTTTGAGCAACTAAGCGGGGGTCAAAGGCAGTTTAGGCTTATGTAAATTTTTGTCTATTTGTTTGATCAAGTAGGTCATTTTTTCCGAGCAATGTTCTTGTTTTCATTGCTATTTGCTAATGTATCAGCTGGTCATCCTcctaatcatccataacataacCAGATTTGCCTGATAGCTAGTACTTGGTTCGTGTAGTTATTGCCACTCTGCTATTATATAATTCTGAGGTGCATTCTTTCATTCAGTAATGTCTTCTAGTACGGGTTGCTTTTTGTTTGTTTGGAGCAATTGGTTGGGCTCTTTTTTCACT
The sequence above is a segment of the Lycium barbarum isolate Lr01 chromosome 6, ASM1917538v2, whole genome shotgun sequence genome. Coding sequences within it:
- the LOC132598607 gene encoding NADPH-dependent pterin aldehyde reductase isoform X1, which codes for MTLPPMPTMAGNPSMRLAGGGAKRTVLITGVSRGLGKALALELAKRGHFIIGCARSQDKLNALQPELTSATAPPSENKHLLLNVDVSLNSSVEEFARAVMEKKGVPDIIVNSAGTINRNNKLWEVPAEEFDSVIDTNLKGTANVLRHFIPLMLEKKQGVIINMSSGWGRSGAAQVAPYCASKWAIEGLTGSVAKELPPGMAAVALNPGVIYTDMLQSCFGNSASLYQTPESWAPKAANMILNLTMADNGASLSV
- the LOC132598607 gene encoding NADPH-dependent pterin aldehyde reductase isoform X2, which encodes MEYMFEVEQSFFCTSSINTPLYISEYLLSMLLSSKAQSLNSSVEEFARAVMEKKGVPDIIVNSAGTINRNNKLWEVPAEEFDSVIDTNLKGTANVLRHFIPLMLEKKQGVIINMSSGWGRSGAAQVAPYCASKWAIEGLTGSVAKELPPGMAAVALNPGVIYTDMLQSCFGNSASLYQTPESWAPKAANMILNLTMADNGASLSV